One Bacteroidia bacterium DNA window includes the following coding sequences:
- a CDS encoding sodium-dependent bicarbonate transport family permease, translating to MNFEILFSNLTNPTLLFFLLGIIAALVKSDLEIPATSSKFISLYLLFAIGFKGGQELAHSVFSFEIIFCILFGIAISSIIPIYTFFILKRKMDAYNSGAIAASYGSVSAVTFVSAVSFLEMQQVNFNGYMIAVMALMESPAIIVGVILIRKYSHVTEKKSNMREIVTHSFVNGSVLLILGSLVIGLVADTKQAEGIKPFTTDIFKGFLSIFLLEMGMVTARRFRAFQAHGLFLSLFAILVPLVNGCSVAALSGLISQNVGNRFMFAVLAASASYIAVPAAMRIAVPKSDPGLYIPMALGLTFPFNITIGMPIYYAIVGNS from the coding sequence ATGAATTTTGAAATTTTATTTTCTAATCTCACTAATCCTACTCTGTTATTTTTCTTGCTTGGAATTATTGCTGCGTTAGTAAAAAGTGATTTAGAAATTCCTGCTACTTCAAGTAAGTTCATTTCTTTGTACCTTTTATTTGCGATTGGCTTCAAAGGTGGACAAGAGCTAGCGCATAGCGTATTCAGTTTTGAGATTATTTTTTGCATACTTTTTGGAATTGCCATTTCTTCAATTATTCCGATATACACTTTTTTTATTCTCAAACGCAAAATGGACGCCTATAATTCAGGTGCAATTGCGGCATCGTATGGCTCTGTAAGTGCAGTAACTTTTGTGTCAGCGGTGTCTTTTCTTGAAATGCAGCAAGTAAATTTTAATGGGTACATGATTGCTGTGATGGCGTTGATGGAATCCCCTGCAATTATAGTAGGTGTCATTTTGATTAGAAAGTATAGTCATGTAACCGAAAAAAAATCAAATATGCGAGAAATTGTTACACACTCTTTTGTCAATGGTAGTGTGTTGTTAATTCTTGGTAGTTTAGTCATTGGTTTAGTGGCAGATACAAAGCAGGCAGAAGGGATTAAACCTTTTACTACTGATATTTTCAAAGGTTTTTTGTCTATTTTTTTGTTAGAAATGGGAATGGTTACAGCAAGGCGATTTAGAGCTTTTCAGGCACATGGTTTATTTTTAAGTTTGTTTGCGATTCTGGTTCCGCTTGTAAATGGATGTAGTGTAGCTGCACTTAGCGGTCTGATTAGTCAAAATGTAGGCAATCGGTTTATGTTTGCGGTTTTAGCGGCAAGTGCTTCTTACATTGCAGTACCTGCGGCTATGCGAATAGCTGTTCCAAAGTCAGATCCAGGGTTGTATATCCCTATGGCATTAGGTTTAACGTTTCCTTTCAATATCACAATAGGAATGCCCATTTACTACGCAATAGTGGGCAATTCTTGA
- a CDS encoding peroxiredoxin family protein — MKKIAVAVIVTVVACSSVLAQLVQGEESIFSKLAKEVEFMQIGDKAPDFVTISQEGNSISLRNYKGKKNVLLMFYSHAIYSNPTSPIRTESINRILGLVQRAWALDNKKVEVIVITPDSREQIQSMVEETGAKITFCHDRGNCIVNMYKSAYKVPKNHPEIENLKSAGIELHQNINTDYYTIPVPVVYLIGEDGRVRAVFSNSDMIRYIAKMSDAEKLELYSWNYLENKMKEEYTAQ, encoded by the coding sequence ATGAAAAAAATTGCAGTTGCTGTTATTGTTACAGTAGTAGCATGCAGCAGTGTTTTGGCGCAGCTGGTTCAAGGTGAAGAAAGTATATTCAGTAAGCTGGCAAAAGAAGTTGAGTTTATGCAAATTGGCGACAAAGCACCCGATTTTGTAACAATAAGTCAAGAAGGTAATAGCATCAGTTTAAGAAATTACAAAGGCAAAAAAAATGTACTTTTAATGTTTTATAGCCATGCCATATACAGTAATCCCACTAGTCCTATACGTACGGAATCCATTAACCGCATATTAGGATTAGTTCAAAGAGCATGGGCTTTAGATAACAAGAAAGTAGAAGTAATTGTAATTACACCTGACAGTAGAGAACAAATTCAGTCTATGGTAGAAGAAACAGGCGCAAAAATCACCTTCTGCCATGATAGAGGAAATTGCATTGTAAATATGTACAAAAGTGCATATAAAGTACCTAAAAATCACCCAGAAATAGAGAATTTGAAAAGTGCAGGCATAGAACTTCATCAAAACATAAATACAGATTACTACACAATTCCTGTACCTGTGGTATATCTTATTGGCGAAGATGGTAGAGTAAGGGCAGTATTCAGCAACTCGGACATGATTCGCTATATTGCAAAAATGAGCGATGCCGAAAAATTAGAACTCTATTCATGGAATTATTTAGAAAACAAAATGAAAGAAGAGTACACCGCACAGTAG
- a CDS encoding thiamine diphosphokinase, giving the protein MSKWTAIVLANGLPCSQELTQNLLKTYPASIKLVLDGAMQYVRQYNILPDIWLGDFDHNLNTHAFLLEYPNLKLVHTPDQNYTDLEKALAWLQEQGFQQVHILWATGKRLDHTLNNVASIARLSNVFQKIVLYDDYSICFPLPKHFESYFAKGTIISLIPLGVVEGIVTKNLKYPLLNEKLILGYRNGNSNEVLEDGLVQISYNSGDLLMIVNKT; this is encoded by the coding sequence ATGTCTAAATGGACGGCTATAGTGCTTGCTAATGGACTACCTTGTTCCCAAGAGCTAACACAAAACTTGTTAAAAACTTACCCTGCGTCTATTAAACTTGTTCTTGATGGTGCTATGCAGTATGTAAGACAGTACAACATACTTCCTGATATCTGGCTAGGAGATTTTGACCACAACTTAAACACGCACGCATTTCTACTTGAATATCCAAACCTTAAACTAGTACATACTCCAGACCAAAATTACACAGATTTAGAAAAAGCGTTAGCTTGGTTGCAAGAACAAGGTTTTCAGCAGGTTCATATTCTTTGGGCAACAGGTAAGAGGTTAGACCACACCCTCAATAACGTAGCAAGTATAGCGCGATTGAGCAACGTTTTTCAAAAAATCGTATTGTATGATGATTATTCTATCTGTTTTCCTTTGCCTAAGCATTTTGAAAGCTACTTTGCAAAAGGTACAATTATTTCTCTAATTCCCTTAGGCGTAGTAGAGGGTATCGTTACTAAGAATCTCAAATACCCGCTTTTGAATGAAAAGCTCATTTTGGGGTATAGAAACGGAAACAGTAACGAAGTTTTAGAAGATGGACTTGTTCAAATTAGCTATAACAGTGGAGATTTGTTAATGATAGTAAATAAAACTTAA
- a CDS encoding glycosyltransferase produces MLACILAGYYVFFMTRHAIGLKSIQTQLKPISVKGATIIVPVRNDAAAVRRLLPCLLSQSKINIPVQILIVDDHSNDNLYQTIQPYLGKVEYLALPKCKHGKKHAIEYGIAHAKHEIIVTTDADCVMQKEWLHTILSCFGPETQFVSGPVLLESKTLFETIQQIELMGLVGIGAGAIYFNQPNLCNGANIAYRKDAFHKVNGYAGSLHLASGDDELLMHKIHTYFNNPQSIVFCKDYKSIVFTPAQSTFRDFLQQRKRWVSKATHYQRKSLIFQLILIYLFYLMLFISTLSCFWNPTILYFALFLWVVKLLAEWSIIGQMMQFFKCTSTKYILIFAVAQLFQLVYVIWAGLVSLRPTFTWKERTYV; encoded by the coding sequence GTGTTAGCTTGTATCCTAGCGGGGTACTATGTTTTTTTTATGACTCGCCATGCCATAGGATTAAAATCTATTCAAACTCAGCTAAAACCTATTTCTGTCAAAGGTGCTACTATAATTGTACCTGTCCGCAATGACGCCGCTGCCGTGCGGCGCCTATTACCTTGTCTTTTAAGCCAATCCAAAATCAATATACCTGTCCAAATTCTGATAGTAGATGATCATAGCAACGATAACTTATATCAAACTATTCAACCTTACCTTGGTAAGGTTGAGTATCTTGCTTTGCCAAAATGCAAACACGGTAAAAAACATGCAATTGAATACGGAATAGCTCATGCAAAACATGAAATTATCGTTACTACCGATGCGGATTGTGTTATGCAAAAAGAGTGGCTACATACAATTTTGTCTTGCTTTGGTCCAGAAACACAATTTGTATCTGGACCTGTTTTATTGGAATCTAAAACACTTTTTGAAACTATACAGCAAATAGAACTCATGGGTTTAGTAGGAATTGGAGCAGGAGCTATTTATTTCAACCAACCTAATCTATGTAATGGCGCTAATATTGCCTACAGAAAAGATGCTTTTCATAAAGTAAATGGCTATGCAGGAAGCTTACATTTAGCTTCAGGCGATGACGAACTATTGATGCATAAAATACACACGTATTTTAATAATCCTCAAAGTATCGTATTTTGCAAAGATTACAAAAGTATAGTTTTTACACCTGCGCAATCTACGTTTAGGGATTTTTTACAGCAGCGAAAAAGGTGGGTCTCCAAAGCTACTCACTATCAGCGTAAAAGTTTGATTTTTCAGCTAATCTTAATTTATCTTTTTTACTTGATGCTGTTTATCAGTACTTTATCTTGTTTTTGGAATCCCACAATATTATATTTTGCGTTATTTTTATGGGTAGTTAAGTTACTTGCGGAATGGAGCATAATCGGACAAATGATGCAATTCTTTAAATGCACTTCAACAAAGTACATTTTAATTTTTGCGGTAGCTCAACTCTTTCAACTTGTGTACGTAATATGGGCAGGATTAGTAAGTTTGCGACCTACTTTTACTTGGAAAGAAAGAACTTATGTCTAA